One stretch of Spirochaetota bacterium DNA includes these proteins:
- a CDS encoding ammonia-forming cytochrome c nitrite reductase subunit c552 translates to MKQYWMICIAFGLCVSLMAGCAPEPQPIKAGLVKDGEFDPEEWGKVYPLEYESWLKTREPKPTGKTKYKRGWDTDKIVYDKLSEYPYTALLYNGWGFGIEYNEPRGHYYAVIDQIEIDQSRTKAGGVCLACKSPYHKTFTEKHGMKYLTAKFKDALDMLPKKMRETGPSCIDCHKNSDMGLITNKPHITRGLEMIGKKDLTRQEARVMACAQCHMTYYVPRNQEMKVSGDVMPPWTGGKWGDISIETIIKDLLTDYQRIEWKQKVTGFALPYIRHPEFEFYSRDSVHWKAGVACADCHMPYKRSGSYKISDHNVTSPLKADMRACSQCHTESASWLKDQVFAIQDRTISLHNRAGFAAAAVTKLFELVHAQRDAGKAIDQGLYQKAKNFYLQAFLRIVFVGAENSCGFHNPPEAGRVLGDAIAFSFKAESVLRQILLKAGAEAPDPINLQLANYLNNRGEKKLGFKRDQMFKDPFDMESYFTPEGAKGY, encoded by the coding sequence ATGAAACAGTACTGGATGATCTGTATCGCCTTCGGGCTCTGTGTATCTTTAATGGCCGGGTGCGCCCCGGAACCCCAGCCGATCAAGGCCGGGCTCGTAAAAGACGGCGAATTCGATCCCGAGGAGTGGGGCAAGGTCTATCCCCTCGAATATGAATCGTGGCTCAAAACAAGGGAACCGAAGCCGACGGGCAAGACAAAGTACAAGCGCGGCTGGGATACGGACAAGATCGTATACGACAAGCTGAGCGAGTATCCCTACACCGCCCTCCTCTACAACGGCTGGGGCTTCGGCATTGAATACAACGAGCCGCGGGGCCACTACTACGCGGTGATCGACCAGATCGAGATCGACCAGTCCCGGACCAAGGCCGGCGGCGTGTGCCTGGCCTGCAAATCGCCCTACCATAAAACCTTCACCGAGAAGCACGGCATGAAATACCTGACGGCGAAATTCAAGGACGCCCTCGACATGTTGCCGAAGAAAATGCGCGAAACCGGCCCTTCCTGCATTGATTGCCACAAGAACAGCGACATGGGACTCATAACAAACAAGCCCCATATCACCCGGGGCCTTGAGATGATCGGGAAGAAGGACCTCACCCGCCAGGAGGCGCGTGTCATGGCCTGCGCCCAGTGCCACATGACCTACTACGTGCCGCGGAACCAGGAAATGAAAGTATCCGGCGACGTCATGCCGCCCTGGACCGGCGGGAAATGGGGCGACATATCCATCGAGACCATCATCAAGGACCTGCTCACCGATTATCAGCGCATCGAATGGAAACAGAAAGTCACCGGCTTTGCCTTGCCCTACATACGTCATCCCGAATTCGAGTTTTACAGCCGCGACAGCGTCCACTGGAAGGCGGGCGTGGCCTGCGCAGACTGCCACATGCCCTACAAGCGCAGCGGCTCCTACAAGATATCCGATCACAACGTGACGAGCCCGCTCAAGGCCGACATGCGGGCCTGCTCGCAGTGCCATACCGAATCCGCGTCATGGCTGAAGGACCAGGTATTCGCCATCCAGGACCGCACGATCTCCCTTCATAACCGCGCCGGTTTTGCCGCTGCGGCCGTGACAAAGCTCTTCGAGCTGGTCCACGCCCAGCGCGACGCCGGGAAAGCCATCGACCAGGGTCTCTACCAGAAGGCGAAAAATTTCTACCTGCAGGCCTTTTTGCGGATCGTCTTCGTGGGCGCGGAGAACTCCTGCGGATTCCACAATCCTCCGGAGGCGGGTCGTGTCCTGGGAGACGCAATCGCCTTTTCGTTCAAGGCCGAGTCTGTCCTTCGGCAGATCCTTTTAAAGGCGGGAGCGGAAGCGCCCGATCCGATCAACCTCCAGCTGGCCAATTACCTGAACAACCGCGGCGAGAAAAAGCTGGGGTTCAAGCGCGACCAGATGTTCAAGGACCCCTTCGACATGGAAAGTTATTTTACGCCTGAAGGGGCCAAGGGGTATTGA
- the nrfH gene encoding cytochrome c nitrite reductase small subunit — protein MIQMTLKKYAIGAGALVILALIAFSPHGLLDQTSKPAFCNACHPMHEQYEVWFLTGVHRNIKCVDCHLPNNNEVNHLIWKGIDGTKDVVSFFSGVYPDYITATGHARRVIKANCVRCHGEMVSRISTDGQNCWSCHRRINHKLNEFSYSDIR, from the coding sequence ATGATACAGATGACCTTGAAAAAGTATGCCATCGGCGCCGGCGCCCTTGTCATTCTCGCCCTCATCGCCTTTTCACCCCACGGTCTCCTTGACCAGACATCGAAACCGGCTTTCTGCAATGCCTGTCACCCCATGCATGAGCAATACGAGGTCTGGTTCCTCACCGGGGTCCACCGGAACATCAAGTGCGTCGACTGCCACCTTCCCAACAACAATGAAGTCAATCACCTCATCTGGAAGGGAATCGACGGCACCAAGGACGTCGTCTCATTCTTCAGCGGCGTTTATCCGGACTACATCACCGCCACGGGACACGCCCGGAGAGTCATCAAGGCCAACTGCGTGCGGTGCCACGGTGAAATGGTTTCGCGCATCAGCACCGACGGACAGAACTGCTGGTCCTGCCACCGCAGAATAAATCATAAGCTCAACGAATTCAGCTATTCCGATATCAGGTAG
- a CDS encoding 4Fe-4S binding protein, translating into MKRSIITIDEEKCNGCGLCVPDCPEGALQVIDGKVRLVSDLFCDGLGACLKTCPEGALTVEEREAEPYSERRVMENVVKHGANVIKAHLHHLKEHGEIKYLREAVEYLQEKGIPIPHHEEASQAGQPCGCPGSAAMDMRERNPQKDAGGLQAPVESELRQWPVQLKLLNPAAPYFDGAHLLLAADCVPFAYGNFHRDFLFNRIVIMFCPKLDPYIEEYVDKLAAIFSMHEIKSITVARMEVPCCGGVNVVLERAMAKAGKQVPVRETVIGIRGNILHEDPLPAARAL; encoded by the coding sequence ATGAAACGAAGCATCATAACAATAGACGAGGAAAAATGCAACGGCTGCGGCCTCTGCGTGCCTGACTGCCCGGAGGGGGCCCTCCAGGTGATCGACGGTAAGGTCCGACTGGTGAGCGATCTCTTCTGCGACGGCCTCGGAGCCTGCCTTAAGACCTGTCCCGAGGGTGCGCTGACCGTTGAGGAGCGCGAGGCCGAGCCCTACAGCGAGCGCAGGGTCATGGAGAACGTGGTGAAGCACGGAGCCAATGTGATAAAAGCGCATCTCCATCATCTTAAGGAACATGGCGAGATAAAATATCTCCGTGAAGCGGTGGAATATCTTCAGGAAAAGGGGATCCCGATTCCGCACCATGAGGAAGCGTCACAGGCCGGGCAGCCCTGCGGATGCCCCGGATCGGCGGCCATGGACATGAGGGAGAGGAATCCGCAGAAGGACGCCGGAGGCCTCCAGGCGCCAGTGGAGTCGGAGCTCCGCCAGTGGCCGGTGCAGCTGAAGCTCCTCAACCCGGCCGCCCCCTATTTCGACGGCGCCCATCTGCTCCTGGCGGCGGATTGCGTTCCCTTTGCGTACGGCAATTTTCACAGGGATTTCCTTTTTAACAGGATCGTAATAATGTTCTGCCCCAAGCTGGATCCGTATATCGAAGAATACGTTGACAAACTCGCGGCGATTTTTTCAATGCATGAGATAAAATCAATAACCGTTGCCCGTATGGAAGTTCCCTGCTGCGGCGGCGTGAATGTGGTCCTTGAGCGGGCGATGGCGAAGGCGGGAAAACAAGTGCCGGTTCGGGAGACGGTTATCGGAATAAGGGGGAACATACTTCATGAGGATCCATTGCCTGCAGCACGTGCCCTTTGA
- a CDS encoding type 1 glutamine amidotransferase — MRIHCLQHVPFEGPAYLESVARSRGAEISVTRLFDGEPLPGPTEYDLLAIMGGPMGVHDEGKYPWMKQEKKFIGEAIKGGKKIVGICLGAQLIADVMGAAVYKNRYREIGWFPVTRTGGAVASVIGAVLPERFTAFHWHGDTFDIPAGAVHIAESNACRNQGFVYDDRVVALQFHLEATPESVKALLDNCLDELDGTMFVQGEKDIAADLFFGECNQLFGRIFDTLMAV; from the coding sequence ATGAGGATCCATTGCCTGCAGCACGTGCCCTTTGAGGGGCCGGCATATCTTGAATCGGTTGCCCGTTCCCGGGGGGCTGAGATTTCCGTGACAAGGCTCTTCGACGGGGAGCCTCTGCCGGGGCCCACCGAGTATGACCTCCTGGCGATCATGGGCGGTCCCATGGGAGTTCATGACGAAGGAAAATACCCCTGGATGAAGCAGGAGAAAAAATTCATCGGGGAAGCGATCAAAGGCGGGAAGAAGATTGTCGGCATCTGCCTGGGTGCCCAGCTCATTGCCGATGTCATGGGAGCGGCCGTGTATAAGAATAGGTACCGTGAAATCGGCTGGTTTCCGGTCACGAGAACCGGCGGAGCCGTGGCATCCGTCATTGGCGCGGTTCTCCCGGAGCGGTTCACAGCCTTTCACTGGCACGGCGATACCTTCGATATACCCGCAGGGGCGGTCCATATCGCCGAAAGCAATGCCTGCAGGAACCAGGGATTCGTGTATGATGATAGGGTGGTGGCACTGCAGTTTCACCTGGAAGCGACCCCGGAAAGCGTCAAGGCCCTCCTGGATAATTGCCTGGATGAGCTTGACGGGACCATGTTTGTCCAGGGTGAGAAGGATATTGCCGCTGATCTATTTTTTGGAGAGTGCAATCAGCTGTTCGGGAGGATTTTTGATACACTGATGGCGGTTTGA
- a CDS encoding nitrous oxide-stimulated promoter family protein has protein sequence MEQKDDKIKKMISDSEVLAEFINIYCSDNHRDRDKAPVVTAGAVSRCLESIDYSYCEECRRLLLYAVSKRVLCPFDPKPACKKCPSHCYGPGYRDRIREVMRYSGMRLIKRGRFGLIRKYFS, from the coding sequence ATGGAACAAAAAGACGACAAAATAAAAAAAATGATCAGCGATTCTGAAGTGCTGGCAGAATTTATCAATATTTATTGCAGCGACAACCACAGGGACCGTGATAAGGCCCCGGTTGTTACCGCCGGCGCAGTGAGTCGCTGCCTCGAATCGATCGATTACTCCTATTGCGAAGAATGCCGCAGGCTCCTTCTCTACGCTGTGTCAAAGCGCGTCCTCTGTCCCTTCGACCCGAAACCTGCCTGCAAGAAATGCCCGTCCCACTGCTATGGCCCCGGGTACCGCGACAGGATCAGGGAAGTGATGCGCTATTCCGGGATGCGTCTCATCAAGCGTGGCAGGTTCGGCCTTATCAGGAAATATTTCTCTTAA
- a CDS encoding YkgJ family cysteine cluster protein, producing MIEIRCRAGCGACCIAPSISSPIPGMTGGKPAGVRCVHLTSNNLCGIFGRDDRPAVCNALKASKEMCGDTFEEALSYLASLEAATRPSR from the coding sequence ATGATAGAGATCCGGTGCAGGGCCGGATGCGGCGCCTGCTGCATAGCCCCGTCCATATCATCGCCGATACCCGGCATGACCGGTGGAAAGCCCGCCGGCGTCCGGTGCGTCCATCTCACATCCAATAACCTGTGCGGGATCTTCGGGCGGGATGATCGTCCCGCCGTGTGTAACGCCCTCAAGGCGTCAAAAGAGATGTGCGGCGATACCTTCGAGGAGGCACTTTCGTATCTGGCGTCCCTGGAAGCCGCCACCAGGCCTTCTCGATAA
- a CDS encoding DUF1992 domain-containing protein — MYAFEIVAERKIVEAMERGEFDNNPLAGKPLPPDGLDNVSPELRMAMKIMKIAGIVPEEIELRKEISSINELLRICAADEDKVRLRVKLNEKQLRYNMLMEKRTGKVFLPEYHEKIMEKLGKS, encoded by the coding sequence ATGTACGCCTTTGAAATAGTAGCGGAGCGCAAGATCGTCGAAGCAATGGAGCGGGGCGAATTCGACAACAATCCCCTGGCGGGGAAGCCCCTTCCGCCGGACGGCCTGGATAACGTGTCGCCGGAGCTCCGCATGGCCATGAAGATCATGAAAATCGCCGGGATCGTGCCTGAGGAGATCGAGCTTCGAAAGGAAATATCATCCATCAACGAGCTCCTCAGGATCTGCGCGGCCGACGAGGACAAGGTCAGGCTCAGGGTAAAGCTGAACGAGAAGCAGCTCCGCTACAACATGCTGATGGAAAAGCGGACCGGCAAGGTCTTCCTCCCCGAATACCACGAAAAGATAATGGAAAAGCTCGGAAAATCCTGA
- a CDS encoding alpha/beta hydrolase, with amino-acid sequence MRKNELTTSSRWGTLSYRKQGDFPGPAIILIHGAVGDSRLYRFQIRHFGHRFKTIALDLPGHGNSYNGVKPSLDDFIYAIEDIIKEEGISSYVLMGHSMGGGVCLEACRRRLSGMIGMVLVSTSAVLPISDVLVDIMERDDMNALADMIVGAVFSRKMEVLIGFARKGLHEMDRNVILTDMEICRGMDYTGILGNIDIPVLVIANRGDKVINCDSTTALASGIPNARVVVFDHSGHVPFFENPHGFNDAVDAFLADCLK; translated from the coding sequence ATGAGAAAGAACGAGCTGACAACATCGTCCCGCTGGGGAACCCTGTCGTACCGCAAGCAGGGAGATTTCCCCGGCCCGGCCATCATACTTATCCACGGCGCCGTGGGGGACTCCCGCCTGTACCGTTTTCAGATCAGGCATTTCGGCCACCGGTTCAAGACCATAGCCCTGGACCTGCCGGGGCACGGCAATTCATATAACGGCGTGAAGCCCTCCCTTGACGATTTCATCTATGCCATCGAGGATATCATCAAGGAGGAAGGCATTTCCTCCTACGTTCTCATGGGCCATTCCATGGGAGGAGGCGTGTGCCTCGAGGCGTGCCGCCGCCGTCTCTCCGGCATGATCGGGATGGTGCTGGTGTCGACCTCCGCGGTGCTCCCCATATCCGATGTGCTGGTGGATATAATGGAGCGCGACGACATGAACGCCCTGGCCGACATGATCGTCGGCGCCGTGTTCAGCCGGAAGATGGAAGTGCTTATCGGATTTGCCCGGAAAGGCCTCCATGAAATGGACCGGAACGTGATCCTTACCGACATGGAGATTTGCAGGGGCATGGACTACACCGGGATCCTGGGAAATATCGATATCCCGGTTCTGGTCATAGCCAACAGGGGTGACAAGGTCATCAATTGCGATTCCACGACGGCCCTTGCCTCGGGTATCCCCAATGCCCGGGTGGTCGTCTTTGACCATAGCGGTCACGTTCCGTTTTTCGAAAATCCCCATGGCTTCAACGATGCGGTGGACGCCTTTCTCGCCGATTGCCTTAAATGA
- the gap gene encoding type I glyceraldehyde-3-phosphate dehydrogenase encodes MAIKVSINGFGRIGRCVLRAVYGNPAAYGDIEIVSINDLTDSKTLAHLLKYDSVFGIFDGTVSSTADSIVVNGKNIKIHSEKDPTSLPWKAEGIDVVVESTGRFRDKAKCSQHIGAGAKKVIITAPAKDEDITIVLGVNEDKYDKNNHHIISNASCTTNCLAPVVKVIHDNFGIQKGHMTTIHSYTNDQRLLDLPHEDLRRARAAALSMIPTTTGAAKAVSLVMPELKGKLDGAAIRVPTPNVSVVDFVAVVKENTTVDKVNAALKEAANTKLKGILLFCEEELVSVDFLGNAHSSCVDAASTKVIEGNLVKVLSWYDNEWAYSTRVLDLIKYIMK; translated from the coding sequence ATGGCTATCAAAGTCTCTATTAATGGTTTCGGACGAATCGGACGTTGCGTTTTGCGCGCCGTATACGGCAATCCCGCCGCCTATGGCGACATCGAAATTGTCAGTATCAATGATCTCACCGACTCAAAAACGCTCGCGCACCTGCTTAAATATGATTCCGTGTTCGGCATTTTCGACGGGACGGTTTCGAGCACCGCTGATTCCATTGTCGTTAACGGCAAGAATATCAAGATCCACTCCGAGAAAGACCCGACAAGCCTTCCCTGGAAGGCCGAGGGCATCGACGTCGTCGTCGAGTCCACCGGGCGTTTCCGCGACAAGGCGAAATGCTCCCAGCACATCGGCGCAGGGGCGAAGAAGGTCATCATCACCGCGCCTGCCAAGGATGAGGACATCACCATCGTTCTTGGCGTCAACGAGGATAAGTATGACAAGAACAACCATCATATCATATCCAACGCCTCATGCACGACAAACTGCCTGGCGCCGGTCGTTAAGGTCATCCACGACAACTTCGGCATCCAGAAGGGCCACATGACCACCATACACTCGTACACCAACGACCAGCGCCTGCTGGACCTCCCGCACGAGGACCTGAGAAGGGCCCGGGCTGCGGCGCTATCCATGATCCCGACCACGACCGGCGCGGCCAAGGCCGTGTCATTGGTCATGCCGGAGCTCAAGGGCAAACTGGACGGCGCTGCCATCCGCGTCCCCACCCCCAACGTATCGGTGGTGGACTTCGTCGCTGTTGTGAAAGAAAACACGACCGTGGACAAGGTCAACGCGGCTCTCAAGGAAGCGGCGAACACCAAGCTCAAGGGGATCCTTCTCTTCTGTGAAGAGGAGCTGGTATCGGTCGATTTCCTCGGAAACGCCCATTCGTCCTGCGTCGACGCGGCGTCAACCAAGGTCATCGAAGGGAACCTCGTCAAGGTCCTGAGCTGGTACGATAACGAGTGGGCATATTCGACACGCGTCCTCGACCTGATCAAGTATATCATGAAGTAA
- a CDS encoding triose-phosphate isomerase, translating into MTRREIFAGNWKMYKKSGEAIDLVKGLLAGIDGIGGREVVVFPPSPWAKEVAQLCRGSKISVGMQNMYFDQEGAFTGEVSPVMVKDAGCRYILIGHSERRHVFGETDEEVNKKVRAAFKNDIEPMICVGELLEEREKELTNEVLKRQVEKALAGVSAAEMKKVVIAYEPVWAIGTGKVATPEIADDAHRFIRQIVKDLYGQETADALPILYGGSVKPDNIAGLHIKENIDGVLVGGASLKADSFLDIIRVK; encoded by the coding sequence ATGACACGACGTGAAATATTTGCCGGAAACTGGAAAATGTATAAAAAAAGCGGCGAGGCGATTGACCTGGTGAAGGGCCTCCTCGCCGGTATTGACGGGATCGGCGGCCGGGAAGTCGTCGTTTTCCCCCCGTCTCCCTGGGCGAAGGAGGTGGCGCAGCTCTGCCGCGGATCGAAGATTTCCGTGGGGATGCAGAACATGTATTTCGATCAGGAAGGGGCCTTTACGGGGGAGGTTTCGCCGGTCATGGTGAAGGATGCCGGGTGCCGGTATATCCTTATCGGCCATTCCGAGCGGCGCCACGTTTTCGGAGAGACGGACGAGGAAGTGAATAAAAAGGTCAGGGCCGCCTTTAAGAACGATATCGAGCCGATGATCTGCGTCGGTGAACTCCTGGAGGAGCGCGAAAAAGAGTTGACCAATGAGGTGTTAAAGCGGCAGGTGGAAAAGGCCCTGGCGGGCGTTTCCGCGGCGGAGATGAAAAAAGTCGTCATTGCCTACGAGCCGGTCTGGGCCATAGGAACGGGCAAGGTCGCCACGCCTGAGATCGCCGACGATGCGCACCGCTTTATCCGCCAGATCGTGAAGGACCTGTATGGCCAGGAAACCGCGGACGCCCTCCCTATTCTGTACGGCGGATCTGTCAAGCCGGACAACATCGCCGGTCTTCACATCAAGGAGAACATAGATGGCGTCCTGGTGGGTGGCGCGAGCCTCAAGGCGGATTCGTTCCTGGACATCATACGTGTTAAATAA
- the secG gene encoding preprotein translocase subunit SecG produces MGIIITVISVLFLILCVLLVVLILLQSDKSAGMGILGGSSQSAFGSSTADVITKATGIMIGLFMIGSLGLAGLESARMDSLKKDLLKTESKNKGLIKGEEKKPDLNSNADKGTPVKK; encoded by the coding sequence ATGGGAATTATCATAACTGTCATATCGGTCTTATTCTTGATACTCTGCGTCCTGCTGGTGGTGCTCATTCTGCTCCAGTCGGATAAAAGCGCCGGCATGGGCATCCTGGGCGGTTCAAGCCAGTCCGCCTTCGGATCTTCGACCGCCGATGTCATCACCAAGGCCACCGGGATAATGATCGGCCTCTTCATGATCGGTTCTCTCGGACTGGCCGGGCTGGAATCGGCGAGGATGGATTCGCTTAAAAAAGATCTTCTTAAAACAGAGTCAAAGAACAAGGGCCTGATAAAAGGCGAAGAGAAGAAACCCGATCTGAACAGCAATGCCGATAAAGGCACGCCCGTAAAGAAATAA
- the metK gene encoding methionine adenosyltransferase: MVSKDYIFTSESVSEGHPDKVADQISDAMLDEHIKGDKKSRVAMETLVTTDRIVLSGEITSSQAVDYDKAARQVVADIGYTDADIGFDAKTCKCEIYVHTQSPDISQGVTEGQGLYSEQGAGDQGMMFGYAVAETTELMPMPISLAHKLVKRLADVRRSGELKFIRPDSKSQVTIEYVDAKPKRVEAVVISTQHTPEASHKEITEGVIETTIKKIIPADFIDKNTKIYVNPTGRFVVGGPHGDTGLTGRKIIVDTYGGMGRHGGGAFSGKDPSKVDRSAAYMARYIAKNIVAAGLAYRCEVQLAYAIGVADPVSVLVDTFGTGTISEEKISERVRKVFNLKPAGIIQMLDLYRPIFRSTSNYGHFGREDAGFVWEKTDKAAALKG; the protein is encoded by the coding sequence ATGGTTAGCAAAGACTATATCTTTACGTCTGAATCGGTATCCGAGGGGCATCCTGACAAGGTCGCGGACCAGATCTCCGATGCCATGCTTGACGAGCATATCAAGGGCGACAAGAAATCAAGGGTGGCCATGGAAACGCTGGTTACCACCGACAGGATCGTGCTGTCCGGCGAAATAACATCGTCGCAGGCGGTTGATTACGACAAGGCGGCGCGGCAGGTGGTCGCCGATATCGGCTACACCGACGCGGACATCGGCTTCGACGCCAAGACCTGCAAATGCGAGATCTACGTGCATACCCAGTCCCCGGACATCTCCCAGGGCGTCACCGAGGGCCAGGGCCTCTACTCCGAGCAGGGCGCCGGGGACCAGGGCATGATGTTCGGATACGCCGTGGCGGAGACCACGGAGCTGATGCCTATGCCGATATCCCTTGCCCACAAGCTGGTGAAGAGGCTGGCCGACGTGCGGCGCAGCGGCGAGCTGAAGTTCATCCGTCCCGACTCCAAGTCGCAGGTCACCATCGAGTACGTCGACGCCAAGCCGAAGCGCGTCGAGGCGGTCGTCATCTCGACGCAGCATACACCGGAGGCAAGCCACAAGGAGATCACCGAGGGCGTAATCGAGACGACCATCAAGAAGATCATCCCGGCCGATTTCATAGACAAGAACACGAAAATATATGTCAATCCCACGGGGCGCTTCGTTGTGGGCGGTCCCCACGGTGACACCGGCCTCACCGGCCGCAAGATTATCGTCGACACCTACGGCGGCATGGGCCGCCACGGCGGCGGCGCCTTTTCCGGCAAGGACCCCTCCAAGGTCGACCGCTCCGCAGCCTACATGGCGCGGTACATCGCCAAGAACATCGTGGCTGCCGGGCTGGCCTACCGCTGCGAGGTGCAGCTGGCCTACGCCATCGGCGTCGCCGATCCCGTTTCAGTCCTTGTCGACACCTTCGGGACCGGCACGATCTCCGAGGAAAAGATCAGCGAGCGGGTGCGGAAGGTCTTCAACCTTAAGCCGGCCGGCATCATTCAGATGCTCGACCTCTACAGGCCCATTTTCAGGTCCACTTCCAACTACGGGCATTTCGGAAGGGAAGACGCGGGATTTGTCTGGGAAAAAACGGACAAGGCTGCTGCGCTGAAGGGCTGA